The genomic window GTCGGGCCTGCCATTGCATCCGGCAGCCATGTAAAAAGCGGTATCTGTGCGGATTTGCCTGTCGCGCCGATGAATAGAAGCACTGCGGCCGATGTAATGCCGCCCGCAAAGATACTCTGCCAGCTGAACGGATCGGCAGACATTTGGGCGATCACATTCAGCGCACTGGCGACGTGTACGCCGTCAACCGTCTTATCGTAGAACGACATCGAACCGGTCAGCGTGAAGATCAGGAATATCCCGATCAGCACGCCCCAATCGCCGATTCGGTTCATTACAAAGGCCTTCTTAGCGGCACGCCGTGCCTCGTCCTTTGTAAAGTAGTAACCGATCAGCAGATACGAGCAAAGGCCCACGCCTTCCCAACCGACGAACATAAGCAGAATGTTATCGGCAAGGATAAGCGTCAGCATCGAGAACATGAACAGGTTCAGGTAGGCGAAGAAACGGTAGAATCCGCTGTCGCCCTTCATATATCCCGTTGCAAAGATGTGGATCAGCAGGCCGACAAATGTAATGAACGACGCATAGATCGCCGACAAATGATCCATCGCAAGGCCGAAATCCGCACGGAAGTCGCCCGCCTGGACCCAAGTCCATAAATGATCGAACGTCGGCTGAGCCGCGAACATCGCTCCGCCGCCTGCGACAAATGCTATGTACAATGCGACGGCACACGACACGAATATCGCCGCGCAAGCCACAACGCCGCTGAACAACTCGTTCCGCAGTTTGCCGCCGATCAACCAGTTGATGACTGCACCGGCAAGCGGAGCGAAAATTACTAGACTTAGAAGGTTATTTTCGTTCATTCCAAACGATCAGAGCGCTGCCGCTCTCCGGCCCTTGTGATACTTTTAATTCTTCAAAATACTCGCGTCGTCCACATCGACAGATATCTTGTTGCGGAAAAAGGCGATAATGATGCCCAATCCGACCGCGGCCTCGGCGGCAGCGACACTCATCACCATAAAAACGAACAACTGCCCCGTTGCATCGCCGTAATAACGTGAGAATGCGACAAAGGTCAAATTGACGCCGTTCAGCATCAATTCAAGGCACATAAAAAGTCCTAAGGCATTGCGCTTAAAGATCATTCCTACACAGCCGATCGTAAAGAGTATGCCCGACAGTGCCAAAAAACTTCCTAATGATGGTTCCATATCAAAACTCTGCCTTCGCTCTCAAAACTCAGCCTCGATCGCTCTCGAGATGCCTTTTTTCTTCCTCGGTCTCAACAACAAGCTCAAGCTGCGGCTGGCTCAGGCGGCGTACGAGGATCACCGACCCTATGACCGCCATCAGCAGAAGTATGCCCACGATCTCGACCGGCAGAAGATACTGCGTGTACATGGCACGCCCGATATCAATGGTGCTGCCGAGCGTCTTTTCGGTATCGGCGGGGCTGTT from Chloracidobacterium sp. includes these protein-coding regions:
- the nuoK gene encoding NADH-quinone oxidoreductase subunit NuoK: MEPSLGSFLALSGILFTIGCVGMIFKRNALGLFMCLELMLNGVNLTFVAFSRYYGDATGQLFVFMVMSVAAAEAAVGLGIIIAFFRNKISVDVDDASILKN